In Candidatus Hydrogenedentota bacterium, a single window of DNA contains:
- a CDS encoding glycosyltransferase family 2 protein, translating to MASVSIFYPCYNDWGTMGSMVMLTIRTAERLGLDYDITLIDDGSGDHTLDLLEEIERHFPQVRVKRHEANRGYGGALRSGFASATKEWIFYTDGDAQYDVRELDRLVEKISDDIDVVQGYKITRHDPLHRIIIGRIYHHLVKTAFGLKIRDVDCDFRLIRRSVFDKVELKSDSGVICAEMMTKIQRAGCRVTEVPVHHYDRHHGKSQFFNFSRIFRVARNLTGLWVRMVLLGKDG from the coding sequence ATGGCAAGCGTCTCTATTTTCTATCCTTGTTACAACGACTGGGGCACCATGGGCAGCATGGTCATGCTGACTATCCGCACGGCGGAGCGTCTCGGTCTGGACTATGACATCACCCTTATCGATGACGGCAGTGGCGATCACACACTGGACCTGCTGGAAGAGATCGAGCGGCACTTTCCCCAAGTGCGCGTCAAGCGCCACGAAGCAAACCGGGGCTACGGCGGTGCGCTCCGCAGCGGCTTCGCCTCCGCCACGAAGGAGTGGATCTTCTACACCGACGGCGATGCCCAGTACGACGTGCGCGAGCTGGATCGGCTGGTGGAGAAGATTTCGGACGATATCGATGTGGTCCAGGGCTACAAAATCACCCGCCACGACCCGCTCCACCGCATCATCATCGGCCGGATCTATCACCACCTCGTCAAAACGGCTTTCGGACTCAAGATTCGTGATGTGGATTGTGATTTTCGGTTAATCCGGCGCAGCGTCTTCGACAAGGTGGAGCTCAAGAGCGACAGTGGCGTGATCTGCGCCGAAATGATGACCAAGATCCAGCGGGCGGGCTGCCGCGTGACGGAGGTGCCCGTCCATCACTACGACCGGCACCACGGCAAGTCACAGTTCTTCAATTTTTCCCGGATCTTCCGTGTCGCGCGCAATCTGACCGGACTCTGGGTGCGGATGGTGCTTCTGGGAAAGGACGGCTGA